Proteins found in one Vallitalea guaymasensis genomic segment:
- a CDS encoding ABC transporter permease, whose protein sequence is MSTRVMKQSQGKNKKKKFVKQFKKDYPLWLFVLPGIIITFIFSYIPLYGVQIAFRNFNPKLGFFGSPWVGLQHFTRFFDSPYFFTTIKNTFVLSLYSLIAGFPIPIILALILNSFRHKKYRKVIQTVTYAPNFISTVVMCGMLLLFLSPSVGIINNVIEFFGGNSINFMAEKSYWRHIYVWSGVWQGMGWSSVIYFAALSSVSPELHEAAIVDGATKFQIVRYIDFPSIIPTATILLILSCGSILSVGFEKVFLLQNDLNLSVSQVISTYVYKVGLIDNNISYSSAIGLFNSAINAVLLIVVNKISKKLSGISLW, encoded by the coding sequence ATGAGCACAAGGGTTATGAAGCAATCGCAGGGAAAAAATAAAAAAAAGAAATTCGTGAAGCAGTTTAAAAAAGATTATCCGTTATGGTTATTTGTACTTCCGGGAATCATTATTACCTTTATTTTTAGTTATATCCCTTTATACGGAGTTCAGATAGCATTTAGAAATTTCAATCCTAAGTTAGGTTTTTTTGGGAGTCCTTGGGTAGGGTTACAGCACTTTACAAGATTTTTTGATTCACCTTATTTTTTTACAACAATAAAGAATACATTTGTTCTTAGCCTGTATTCGTTGATAGCAGGATTTCCTATACCAATTATCTTAGCGTTGATACTGAATTCTTTTCGACACAAAAAGTATCGTAAGGTAATTCAAACAGTTACATATGCACCAAATTTTATTTCAACAGTAGTTATGTGTGGTATGTTGTTACTTTTCTTATCGCCTAGTGTGGGTATCATTAATAATGTCATTGAATTTTTTGGGGGAAACAGTATAAATTTCATGGCTGAAAAAAGTTATTGGAGGCATATTTACGTATGGTCGGGTGTTTGGCAAGGAATGGGCTGGAGTTCAGTAATATATTTCGCAGCGTTGTCGTCAGTCAGTCCAGAGTTGCATGAAGCGGCAATCGTTGATGGAGCGACTAAGTTTCAGATTGTCAGGTATATTGATTTTCCAAGTATCATACCCACAGCAACAATTTTATTGATTCTTAGTTGTGGAAGTATCTTATCCGTAGGTTTTGAAAAAGTTTTCTTATTGCAGAATGATTTGAACTTAAGTGTATCTCAAGTAATCTCTACATACGTGTATAAAGTAGGTCTTATTGATAATAATATCTCCTATTCTTCTGCAATTGGGTTGTTTAACTCAGCAATAAATGCAGTTCTATTGATTGTAGTAAATAAAATATCTAAAAAACTATCTGGTATTAGTTTGTGGTAA
- a CDS encoding carbohydrate ABC transporter permease has protein sequence MRRKKRSKQDKIYDGIIFVILTIIFAIVAYPLYFIIISSISNPEAVSSGKVFLFPVGLTFDGYMEVFKNAQVVTGFVNSLFYTFCGVMLNLTLTLPTAYALSRNRFGGKKIVTLFYVITMFVNGGMIPTYLVVKNLHLLDSMFALILPGALGVYNMIVARTFFKMNISEELYDAAAIDGCAETKFFFKIALPLSKAIIAIMVLYYGVGHWNSYFSSLLYMKTESKFPLQLVLRSILVQNQSHLSQTVTTAAQQEALEQRRQLMELMKYSLIIVSSLPVLIMYPLVQKHFVKGVMIGSIKG, from the coding sequence TTGAGGAGAAAAAAACGTTCAAAACAAGACAAAATATATGACGGAATCATCTTTGTGATACTTACTATAATCTTTGCTATAGTAGCATATCCGTTGTACTTTATAATTATTTCATCCATAAGTAATCCAGAAGCGGTTTCTAGTGGTAAAGTATTTCTATTCCCTGTGGGCCTGACATTTGATGGATATATGGAAGTTTTCAAGAATGCCCAAGTTGTTACAGGATTTGTAAATTCTTTATTCTATACATTTTGTGGTGTTATGTTGAATCTGACTTTGACATTGCCAACAGCATATGCTTTGTCAAGAAATAGATTCGGGGGAAAGAAAATAGTTACTTTATTCTATGTAATCACCATGTTTGTTAACGGGGGAATGATTCCTACATATTTAGTAGTAAAAAATCTACACTTATTAGATTCTATGTTTGCTTTGATTTTGCCAGGAGCATTGGGTGTTTATAACATGATTGTGGCAAGAACATTCTTTAAGATGAATATTTCAGAGGAGTTGTATGATGCTGCAGCCATTGATGGATGCGCAGAGACAAAATTCTTTTTCAAGATTGCATTACCCTTATCAAAAGCGATTATCGCCATTATGGTGCTTTATTATGGGGTAGGACATTGGAATTCATATTTTTCCTCATTATTATATATGAAAACAGAATCAAAGTTTCCATTACAGCTTGTACTAAGATCAATTTTAGTTCAAAACCAAAGCCATTTGTCCCAAACAGTTACAACAGCAGCTCAGCAAGAGGCGCTAGAACAAAGGCGACAATTAATGGAATTGATGAAATACTCATTGATAATAGTTTCAAGTTTACCAGTATTGATTATGTATCCATTAGTACAAAAACATTTTGTTAAAGGTGTCATGATTGGTTCTATAAAAGGATAG
- a CDS encoding type 2 periplasmic-binding domain-containing protein has product MRNKKVITLMLVFVMSLTIILSGCGNKGSKSTGKTEEINTTVDDDGKINGLMYKEGLPIVDPEEEYSFSIFTDGNKTTDEFYLMPVLEEQTGVNVDVQLFPYEVAKEKYSLSLNSGDYADCIGGWIMSATDILRFGVEMGTFIPLEGYFEKFAPNIQKVLELEGVREIMTAPDGHIYSVPYVLAAPKVDFNPYINTRWLENLGLEVPTTTEELRDVLRAFKENDANGNGDPNDEIPFSFDPVNKKLGYYAGWFGMPVNDYGFTMVDGELTFGANSDAYKNMIKYMRDLYGEGLLDPEMFTIDQAQWKAKGSTDIYGVAMMYGSGDIMPFEAGEMPDWVPLPVLSSEFTDKPLWFRDSYGTTVLKNQVVITDNAKDPEVIVRWWDNMFELENSIQTNGGPLNKVVFKDGDNYYTDNSKLTEEEKDTYSWVNLYPQSLPRYIPTDFEFVEKNPIFKEKENVDKMYEPNLVSHTIPPYWATAEESSRLSDLQTVISDYIKEKTAQWIAGQANVDEDWDNYIKQLEKLNLNEYIEMRLNALNKNK; this is encoded by the coding sequence ATGAGAAACAAAAAAGTAATTACACTTATGTTAGTTTTTGTAATGAGTCTTACAATCATATTATCAGGTTGTGGTAACAAAGGGAGTAAATCAACGGGGAAAACAGAGGAGATTAATACAACTGTAGACGATGATGGAAAGATCAATGGATTGATGTACAAAGAAGGGTTACCTATTGTAGACCCAGAAGAAGAGTATTCCTTTTCAATCTTTACAGATGGAAATAAAACAACAGATGAATTCTATCTAATGCCTGTACTAGAAGAACAAACAGGAGTTAATGTAGATGTTCAGCTTTTCCCTTACGAAGTAGCAAAAGAAAAATACAGCTTATCACTTAATTCAGGAGATTATGCAGATTGTATTGGTGGATGGATAATGTCTGCAACTGATATCTTGAGATTTGGTGTGGAAATGGGAACATTTATACCACTTGAAGGATACTTTGAAAAATTTGCACCAAATATCCAAAAAGTCCTTGAACTTGAAGGAGTTCGTGAAATAATGACAGCACCAGATGGTCATATTTATTCTGTACCATACGTATTAGCAGCACCAAAGGTAGATTTCAACCCTTATATCAATACACGTTGGTTAGAAAATCTAGGACTTGAAGTACCAACTACAACAGAAGAATTAAGAGATGTATTAAGAGCATTCAAAGAAAATGATGCTAATGGAAATGGTGACCCTAACGATGAAATACCATTCTCATTTGATCCAGTAAACAAGAAACTAGGTTATTACGCAGGATGGTTTGGAATGCCTGTAAATGACTATGGATTCACTATGGTAGATGGAGAGTTGACATTTGGTGCCAACAGTGATGCATACAAAAATATGATTAAATACATGAGAGATTTATATGGTGAAGGCTTACTAGACCCAGAAATGTTTACTATTGACCAGGCTCAATGGAAAGCAAAAGGAAGTACTGACATCTATGGTGTTGCCATGATGTATGGAAGCGGTGATATCATGCCTTTTGAAGCAGGAGAAATGCCAGATTGGGTACCACTTCCTGTATTGAGCAGTGAGTTTACTGACAAACCTCTTTGGTTCCGTGACAGTTATGGAACAACAGTACTTAAGAACCAAGTAGTTATTACTGATAATGCAAAAGATCCAGAGGTTATTGTAAGATGGTGGGATAATATGTTTGAATTAGAAAATTCTATTCAGACTAACGGAGGTCCTTTGAACAAAGTAGTATTCAAGGATGGAGATAATTATTACACAGACAACAGCAAGTTGACAGAAGAAGAAAAAGATACATATAGCTGGGTAAACTTATATCCACAATCTTTACCAAGATACATACCTACTGATTTTGAGTTTGTTGAGAAAAATCCTATCTTCAAGGAAAAAGAGAATGTTGATAAAATGTATGAACCAAATCTAGTTTCCCATACTATACCACCTTATTGGGCAACTGCAGAAGAAAGTTCAAGATTATCTGATCTTCAGACAGTTATTTCTGATTATATCAAAGAAAAAACTGCTCAATGGATTGCTGGACAGGCGAATGTTGATGAAGATTGGGATAACTACATAAAGCAATTAGAGAAACTTAACCTTAATGAATATATTGAAATGCGTTTGAATGCACTCAACAAAAATAAATAA
- a CDS encoding alpha-L-fucosidase, protein MSELDQLEEIEDMVEEGVHNYSTEEHYVVPTDPKVLAKLEWFQDQKLALMMHWGVYSQIGIVESWALSDADAEWSRNCVDWEVTGEEFKKQYFEMNKTFNPIRFQPEKWAEIAKEAGMRYFIFTTKHHDGFCMWDTSYSDYKITNEDCPFHTHRYADVCAHLFEAFRRKGIGIATYFSKADWHIDSYWSTKFEKGSYQNRGPSYNPSDYPEEWERFVQFTQNQIMELGTKYGKIDIMWFDAGWVCKENNQDIRLGEVIDKIRKFQPGMLCADRTVGGAYENYVTPEQCVPDKPLSIPWESCITLGNSFAYSYEDNYKDPREVVNLLIDIVVKGGNLAINVPPQPDGRLPQEAISSLKGLGQWLKIYGDAIYGTRVCEPYKKDGIAFTKKDDTVYAIQGFNNETDVVTTEVFIPYEGKVKEIKCLKTNEVLEFDKKDNGYMVHVPEHHSDEAPYARVFSLI, encoded by the coding sequence ATGTCAGAATTAGATCAATTAGAAGAAATAGAGGACATGGTTGAAGAAGGTGTCCATAATTATAGTACCGAAGAACATTATGTAGTACCAACAGACCCAAAAGTACTTGCCAAACTTGAATGGTTTCAAGATCAGAAATTAGCGCTGATGATGCATTGGGGAGTCTATTCTCAGATTGGGATAGTAGAATCTTGGGCATTAAGTGATGCTGATGCAGAATGGTCAAGAAATTGTGTTGATTGGGAAGTAACAGGAGAAGAGTTCAAGAAACAGTATTTTGAAATGAATAAAACCTTCAACCCTATACGTTTCCAACCAGAAAAATGGGCTGAAATTGCCAAAGAAGCAGGTATGAGATACTTTATCTTCACAACAAAACACCACGATGGATTCTGCATGTGGGATACTAGTTACTCTGATTATAAAATAACCAATGAAGACTGTCCTTTCCATACCCATAGATATGCAGATGTATGTGCTCATCTTTTCGAAGCTTTCCGTAGAAAAGGAATTGGTATAGCTACATATTTCTCAAAAGCGGATTGGCATATAGATAGTTATTGGAGTACAAAATTTGAAAAAGGAAGTTATCAGAATAGAGGACCATCCTATAATCCATCTGATTATCCAGAAGAGTGGGAACGATTTGTACAGTTTACCCAAAATCAAATTATGGAATTAGGAACCAAGTATGGAAAAATAGATATCATGTGGTTTGATGCTGGATGGGTTTGTAAGGAAAATAATCAGGATATACGATTAGGTGAAGTAATTGACAAAATAAGAAAGTTCCAGCCAGGAATGTTATGTGCTGATAGAACTGTTGGCGGAGCTTATGAAAATTATGTAACTCCAGAACAATGTGTACCAGATAAGCCACTAAGTATTCCATGGGAAAGCTGTATAACTTTAGGCAATTCCTTTGCATATTCTTATGAAGATAATTATAAGGATCCAAGAGAAGTTGTAAATCTACTTATTGATATAGTTGTAAAAGGTGGAAACTTAGCAATCAATGTTCCACCACAACCAGATGGACGTTTGCCACAAGAAGCCATTAGTTCATTAAAAGGACTAGGACAGTGGCTAAAGATTTATGGAGACGCAATTTATGGTACTAGAGTGTGCGAGCCTTATAAAAAAGATGGTATAGCTTTCACTAAAAAAGATGATACAGTATATGCTATTCAAGGATTCAACAATGAGACAGATGTTGTTACAACAGAAGTTTTCATACCTTATGAAGGAAAAGTTAAAGAAATCAAATGCCTCAAAACAAATGAAGTGCTTGAATTTGACAAAAAAGATAATGGATATATGGTACACGTACCAGAACATCACTCAGATGAAGCACCATACGCAAGAGTTTTTAGTTTAATATAG
- a CDS encoding glycoside hydrolase family 18 protein translates to MTHINLIGYVSIKDLKRFKEEDIKKSEVINLAFAKISEGKVVCDILSYIPYLEKARAINPDICFVLSIGGWGAGGFSIASKTVESRKILIKSAIDLIEEAGLDGIDIDWEYPCISVAGIDAAKEDKENFTHLIKEFRLYLDERGMEDALLTIAAAGDEYFIKCTEMDKIHPYLDYVQLMTYDLRGGFTVVTGHHANLYSYQEDLSRASADKAVRKYIKAGVPANKLVVGAAFYSRMWEGVPDVQHGFMQMAKTTGGYGPSFHDLLEGYIDKNGFVRYWDKEAKAPYLFNGDCFISYEDQDSLFHKIDYIQKQGLYGLMYWEYGTDRSGTLLSFIDQERKKISINNGGES, encoded by the coding sequence ATGACCCACATAAATTTAATTGGTTACGTATCAATAAAAGACCTAAAAAGATTCAAAGAAGAAGATATAAAAAAATCTGAAGTAATTAATTTAGCATTTGCAAAAATCTCTGAAGGAAAAGTTGTTTGTGATATTCTTTCGTATATTCCATACCTTGAAAAAGCAAGAGCTATCAATCCTGACATTTGTTTTGTACTATCCATTGGAGGATGGGGTGCAGGAGGATTCTCTATAGCATCAAAAACAGTGGAAAGCAGAAAGATATTAATTAAATCAGCCATTGATCTGATAGAAGAAGCAGGACTTGATGGAATTGATATAGATTGGGAATATCCATGTATCAGTGTTGCTGGAATAGATGCAGCCAAAGAAGATAAAGAGAATTTTACACATTTGATAAAAGAATTTCGTTTGTACTTAGATGAAAGAGGTATGGAAGATGCCTTGTTGACTATTGCAGCAGCAGGGGATGAGTATTTTATTAAATGTACTGAAATGGATAAGATTCACCCTTATCTTGATTATGTTCAATTGATGACTTATGACCTTCGTGGAGGATTTACAGTTGTTACAGGACATCATGCTAATTTGTATAGTTACCAAGAAGATCTATCAAGAGCAAGTGCTGATAAAGCTGTAAGGAAATATATAAAAGCAGGTGTGCCAGCCAATAAATTGGTAGTCGGTGCTGCTTTTTATTCAAGAATGTGGGAAGGGGTTCCTGATGTTCAACATGGCTTCATGCAGATGGCGAAAACCACAGGAGGCTATGGACCAAGTTTTCATGATCTATTGGAAGGTTACATTGATAAGAATGGATTTGTTAGATATTGGGATAAAGAGGCAAAAGCACCTTATTTATTTAATGGAGATTGTTTTATCAGTTATGAAGATCAAGATTCTCTATTCCATAAAATTGATTATATTCAGAAACAAGGATTATATGGATTGATGTATTGGGAATACGGAACAGATCGTAGTGGTACACTATTAAGCTTTATTGACCAAGAAAGAAAAAAGATAAGTATTAATAATGGAGGAGAAAGCTAA
- a CDS encoding alpha-L-fucosidase encodes MEKWFEEARLGIFIHYGIYAVDGVAESWSFYHNRVPYDKYMKQLDGFTASKFDADHWADIIAKSGAKYAVLTTKHHDGVALFDSQYSDLNVVKSTPAKRDIIKEYAEAIKKRGIRCGMYYSLIDWSHPDYASVFEDGKVPEDLSEVNGYSYPADGKQDFEAWERFLEFNNNQLKEVLSNYGKVDLLWFDGDWERSAKMWRLPDFKDYLKSFNDKLIINSRLQGYGDYKTPEQGLPITRPEGPWEFCTTINSSWGYVPDDNHYKSLNQLIRMFCDCITMGGNMLLDIGPKEDGSIVPEEEELLIGIGDWIRDNEEAIYGTKEGIMTRYYLGGSTMSHDEETLYLFVYDNPKENVCLKGLCNKVKKATVLHSGKELNYEIHGGVPWFNIPGTIWFDLTPEDCHENVTVLKIEVEGKIEMYGGSGAVVTHN; translated from the coding sequence ATGGAAAAATGGTTTGAAGAAGCCAGATTAGGAATTTTTATTCATTATGGAATATATGCGGTAGATGGCGTTGCAGAATCATGGTCATTTTATCATAACCGTGTTCCATATGATAAATATATGAAACAACTGGATGGTTTCACTGCATCAAAATTTGACGCTGACCACTGGGCTGATATTATTGCAAAATCAGGAGCAAAATATGCGGTGTTAACAACAAAACATCATGATGGAGTAGCACTTTTTGATTCTCAGTACAGTGATTTGAATGTGGTGAAAAGTACTCCAGCCAAAAGGGATATTATTAAAGAATATGCAGAAGCCATTAAGAAGAGAGGTATAAGATGTGGTATGTACTATTCTCTAATTGATTGGTCTCATCCCGATTATGCCAGTGTTTTTGAAGATGGAAAAGTTCCAGAAGATCTCTCGGAGGTTAATGGATATTCCTATCCAGCAGATGGAAAACAGGATTTTGAAGCGTGGGAAAGATTTTTGGAATTTAATAACAATCAGTTAAAAGAAGTTCTAAGCAACTATGGAAAAGTAGATTTGTTATGGTTTGATGGAGATTGGGAACGTAGTGCAAAAATGTGGCGCTTACCTGATTTCAAGGATTACTTAAAATCATTCAATGATAAGTTGATAATAAATTCAAGATTACAAGGATATGGTGACTATAAGACACCTGAACAAGGACTTCCGATTACAAGGCCTGAAGGTCCTTGGGAATTCTGTACAACAATAAACAGTTCTTGGGGTTATGTTCCTGATGATAATCATTACAAATCCTTGAATCAGTTGATTCGTATGTTTTGCGATTGTATAACAATGGGTGGAAATATGCTATTGGATATTGGTCCAAAAGAAGATGGAAGCATTGTACCAGAAGAAGAAGAACTTCTAATAGGCATTGGTGATTGGATTAGAGATAATGAGGAGGCAATATACGGTACAAAAGAAGGTATAATGACTCGTTATTATCTAGGAGGCTCTACAATGTCTCATGATGAAGAAACCCTTTATCTGTTTGTATATGATAATCCAAAAGAGAATGTATGCTTGAAAGGATTATGCAATAAGGTTAAGAAGGCTACTGTATTACATTCAGGAAAAGAGTTGAACTATGAAATTCATGGTGGTGTACCTTGGTTTAATATACCTGGAACCATATGGTTTGATTTAACACCAGAAGATTGTCATGAAAATGTAACTGTATTGAAGATAGAAGTTGAAGGTAAAATAGAGATGTATGGCGGCAGTGGTGCTGTTGTAACACATAACTAG
- a CDS encoding transglutaminase domain-containing protein, with the protein MNSLRVPIPKIDFNPPVYYCKRATKPFVLDGNLHKEFWEDAPFTSLFVDIEGDSKPKPYMDTQVKMLWDDENFYFGGILHGEEIWATLTERDCVIFHDNDFEIFIDPDSDTHGYFEFEMNAFNTVWDLFLTKPYRDTGGRPLNGWDIKGLQSAVKIKGKINEINPDNKYWMVEVVIPFDSLKEMAPKSQKPQVGDYYRVNFSRVQWHVDAVDGKYVKKDRPEENWVWSPTGLVNIHYPELWGFVFFTDKGENYDLPEVEYLKWELRKYYYYEHRYYDRYGSFTTDITALDMEMETSICPRIEISSRSFEISCLTKDGSKQVVIYQEGKTSVLEQEEYEKKLRKVPYSLMQEMSESEQECMKFLYEFMPLSDIADYDPKLFLQFVRHSLWVKENMPWGDIIDHNDFLNYVLHFRVNNEDLEFYSSVFYEELAPRIKGLTMEEAAIEVNYWCFEKATYQSTNSRTGSPFTVIKNAFGRCGEESTFVVAALRSVGIPARQCYTPRWSHCDDNHAWVEVYTEKGWRFLGACEPEVQLNHGWFRLPASKAMLIHSRVLSNRCSDEVITKQTDRMTEINVLSHYAETKKITVSIKDENNCPVQDAIVRFEVVNYCEFYPIAQLKTDAKGNVSFVTGLGDLMIYVYKGNSFTYSKMDVSHEEHKVLTLKDEIPMASDIENWIMIPPKGGIEEEQPYAEEEMQEQKRRNDKAVEQRKAFEETFFNETTSKEEAKRFLLLNEEISECLVKARGNHKEILTFLDDSSQDELYLKVKLLKALPQKDLSDILALDLEEHFAYSIKYRDDWEEDIFVEYIMNPRIWIEKIRLYRKEILAFFTEEQKKCFREEPLELKRWMESNLYLIKDKEYSNLNTSPTGMLKVRGGNKISHNIFFVAVLRSLGIPAKIEKTDGKLAYYKNRQWQFIYEDENVDSKEVSKLILTRDNSHVEYYKNYTVSRFENGYYKTLELDEIPWEDNKVEYTLEEGYYRVITANRQHDESNRVRVVNCQIIKDQSTTVPLILDKGNNEKKQVAVKDYSLISKNNEQCNLYEFIDTKRIVCWIKPGAEPTEHLLNEIIELKEAYGQLSKEVILLIQHVEEFNDPTLMKACKEVSSLKVLIESSFSLDDIYEGFNMKDCRLPLAMIAEDRQGIFGWCGYQVGIGQLLIESIND; encoded by the coding sequence ATGAATTCATTAAGAGTACCAATACCTAAGATTGATTTCAATCCACCGGTATATTATTGTAAGCGAGCAACAAAACCTTTTGTTCTTGATGGAAATCTACATAAAGAATTTTGGGAGGATGCTCCATTCACTAGTCTATTTGTAGATATTGAAGGAGACAGTAAACCCAAACCTTACATGGATACACAAGTCAAGATGTTATGGGATGATGAGAATTTTTATTTTGGTGGAATTCTCCATGGAGAAGAAATATGGGCAACTTTAACTGAAAGAGACTGTGTTATATTTCACGATAACGATTTTGAAATCTTCATAGATCCAGATTCAGACACCCATGGTTATTTTGAATTTGAGATGAATGCTTTTAATACAGTGTGGGATTTGTTTTTAACAAAACCTTATCGTGATACGGGAGGAAGACCTCTTAATGGGTGGGATATCAAAGGGCTTCAGTCAGCTGTCAAGATTAAAGGCAAAATAAATGAAATCAATCCAGATAATAAATATTGGATGGTGGAAGTTGTAATTCCTTTTGATTCTTTGAAAGAAATGGCACCAAAATCACAAAAGCCACAAGTAGGTGATTATTACAGAGTTAATTTCTCCAGAGTTCAATGGCATGTAGATGCTGTTGATGGAAAATACGTTAAGAAAGACCGTCCCGAAGAAAATTGGGTATGGTCACCAACTGGCTTAGTAAATATCCATTATCCAGAGTTATGGGGATTCGTCTTTTTTACTGACAAAGGTGAAAACTATGATCTTCCTGAGGTGGAATACTTAAAATGGGAATTAAGAAAATATTATTATTATGAGCACAGATATTATGATAGATATGGCAGCTTTACTACAGATATCACTGCTTTAGATATGGAAATGGAAACTTCTATATGTCCAAGGATTGAAATTTCTAGTAGAAGCTTTGAAATCTCTTGCTTAACAAAAGATGGAAGTAAGCAAGTAGTAATTTATCAAGAGGGAAAAACAAGTGTATTGGAACAAGAAGAATATGAAAAGAAACTAAGAAAAGTTCCTTATTCATTGATGCAGGAGATGAGTGAGTCAGAACAAGAGTGTATGAAGTTTCTCTATGAGTTCATGCCTTTATCCGATATTGCTGATTATGACCCAAAGCTATTCTTGCAATTTGTCCGTCATAGCCTATGGGTAAAAGAAAATATGCCTTGGGGAGATATAATTGATCATAATGATTTCTTGAATTATGTACTCCATTTTAGAGTAAACAATGAGGATTTGGAATTCTACAGCTCAGTATTTTATGAAGAATTAGCACCGAGGATTAAGGGATTGACCATGGAAGAGGCAGCTATTGAAGTCAATTATTGGTGTTTTGAAAAAGCCACTTATCAGTCAACTAATTCACGAACTGGTTCTCCTTTTACAGTGATTAAGAATGCTTTTGGTCGATGCGGAGAAGAATCAACTTTTGTGGTAGCAGCTCTTAGAAGTGTTGGGATACCTGCAAGACAATGTTATACCCCAAGGTGGAGCCATTGTGATGATAATCATGCTTGGGTGGAAGTATATACAGAGAAAGGATGGCGTTTCTTGGGAGCTTGTGAACCAGAGGTACAGTTGAATCATGGCTGGTTCAGATTACCTGCATCAAAAGCAATGCTTATTCACAGCCGTGTACTTTCAAACCGTTGCTCAGACGAAGTAATTACAAAACAAACGGACCGCATGACTGAAATTAATGTTTTATCTCATTATGCTGAGACTAAGAAAATAACTGTTTCAATCAAGGATGAAAACAATTGTCCCGTACAAGATGCAATAGTTCGATTTGAGGTAGTCAATTATTGTGAGTTTTATCCTATTGCTCAATTAAAAACTGATGCTAAGGGTAATGTATCTTTTGTAACAGGTCTAGGGGATCTAATGATCTATGTATATAAAGGAAACTCTTTTACCTATAGTAAAATGGATGTTTCCCATGAAGAACATAAGGTTCTGACCCTAAAAGATGAAATACCTATGGCCTCAGATATAGAAAACTGGATTATGATTCCACCAAAAGGTGGTATAGAAGAAGAACAACCCTATGCAGAAGAAGAAATGCAAGAGCAGAAAAGAAGAAATGATAAGGCTGTAGAGCAGAGAAAAGCATTTGAAGAAACATTCTTCAATGAAACCACTAGTAAAGAAGAAGCAAAGAGATTTTTACTACTTAATGAAGAAATTTCTGAGTGCTTAGTAAAAGCTAGGGGAAATCATAAAGAGATTCTAACTTTCTTAGATGATAGTTCCCAAGATGAGCTATATCTGAAAGTAAAACTGTTAAAAGCTTTACCACAAAAAGACTTATCGGATATATTAGCATTGGATTTGGAAGAGCATTTTGCATATTCAATAAAATATAGAGATGATTGGGAAGAAGATATTTTTGTTGAATATATTATGAATCCAAGGATATGGATAGAAAAAATAAGATTGTATAGGAAAGAGATTCTTGCATTCTTTACAGAGGAACAGAAGAAATGTTTTAGAGAAGAACCATTGGAATTAAAAAGATGGATGGAATCTAATCTATACCTAATAAAGGATAAGGAATACTCCAATCTGAACACCTCTCCTACAGGAATGCTAAAGGTAAGAGGCGGTAATAAAATATCTCATAACATTTTCTTCGTTGCTGTATTACGTTCATTAGGTATTCCGGCAAAGATTGAAAAGACTGATGGAAAATTAGCTTATTATAAAAATAGGCAATGGCAATTCATCTACGAAGATGAAAATGTAGATTCCAAAGAGGTTAGTAAGCTAATATTAACACGTGATAATAGTCATGTGGAATACTATAAAAACTATACAGTATCACGTTTTGAAAATGGATATTATAAAACCTTAGAATTAGATGAAATACCTTGGGAAGATAATAAAGTAGAATATACCCTAGAAGAAGGATATTATCGAGTCATTACAGCTAATAGACAACATGATGAATCTAACAGGGTTCGTGTTGTTAATTGCCAGATTATAAAAGATCAGTCCACAACGGTACCATTGATTCTAGATAAAGGTAATAATGAAAAGAAACAAGTAGCAGTAAAAGATTATTCTCTGATCTCTAAGAACAATGAACAATGTAATTTATATGAATTTATAGACACAAAAAGGATTGTTTGCTGGATTAAACCGGGAGCGGAGCCTACAGAGCATCTGCTTAACGAGATAATTGAATTAAAAGAAGCATATGGACAATTATCCAAAGAGGTTATCCTATTGATTCAACATGTAGAAGAATTCAACGATCCAACCTTGATGAAGGCTTGTAAAGAAGTATCATCACTAAAAGTTCTAATTGAATCAAGTTTTAGTTTAGATGATATATATGAAGGATTCAATATGAAAGACTGTCGATTACCTTTAGCCATGATTGCAGAAGATAGACAAGGAATCTTTGGATGGTGTGGTTATCAAGTAGGTATCGGGCAGTTACTTATAGAAAGCATTAACGATTAG